A single window of Senegalia massiliensis DNA harbors:
- a CDS encoding sensor histidine kinase — MKFKKDNYYLLDRIWILFIINFVANIIVFIYLLFNIETISNYIFLALWSIFIIGIVYISYKWVYEPHKKIAKVLKLFYKGDIFKGVFSLRVHISHETYKTFAKFREIIDTKELIEGSKKHAEYLALQNQINPHFLYNTLEAIRSEALIEEVDSIADMTESLATFFRYTISNISKLVTLSDELENLKNYYKIQKFRFDDKINLNIKYEIDDIGQALRAKIPKLTLQPICENAIFHGLETKVGKGEITLRIRATEKRLIILISDNGVGIDEKKVDKINKKLRGASLEYMKKDSNNQGGIALINVNNRIKLIFGDEYGIYMYSRLGAGTDVEITIPFVLD; from the coding sequence ATGAAATTTAAAAAAGATAATTATTATTTATTAGATAGAATATGGATACTTTTTATTATTAATTTTGTAGCAAATATTATAGTTTTTATATATTTATTATTTAATATTGAAACTATAAGTAATTATATTTTTTTAGCATTATGGTCTATTTTTATAATTGGAATAGTTTATATTTCATATAAATGGGTCTATGAACCACATAAAAAGATAGCTAAAGTTTTAAAATTATTTTATAAAGGAGATATCTTCAAAGGTGTATTTAGTCTTAGAGTGCATATAAGTCATGAAACATATAAGACCTTTGCAAAGTTTAGAGAAATAATAGATACAAAAGAACTTATAGAAGGTTCCAAAAAACATGCTGAATATTTAGCACTTCAAAATCAAATCAACCCTCATTTTCTATATAATACCCTTGAAGCAATAAGGAGTGAGGCATTAATAGAAGAGGTTGATAGTATAGCAGATATGACAGAGTCTCTAGCAACATTTTTTAGATATACAATTTCAAATATATCTAAACTTGTTACTCTTAGTGATGAATTAGAAAATTTGAAAAATTATTATAAGATTCAAAAGTTTAGATTTGATGATAAAATAAATTTAAATATTAAATATGAGATAGATGATATAGGACAAGCATTGAGAGCTAAAATCCCTAAATTAACTTTACAACCTATTTGTGAGAATGCAATATTTCATGGATTAGAAACAAAGGTTGGTAAAGGAGAAATAACTTTAAGAATTAGAGCTACTGAAAAAAGACTTATTATTTTAATATCAGATAATGGTGTAGGAATTGATGAAAAAAAAGTTGATAAAATAAATAAAAAACTTAGAGGAGCATCCTTAGAATATATGAAAAAAGATAGTAATAATCAAGGTGGTATAGCCTTGATTAATGTAAATAACAGAATAAAACTTATTTTTGGTGATGAATATGGTATTTATATGTATAGTAGGTTAGGTGCTGGAACTGATGTTGAAATAACTATACCATTTGTATTAGATTAA
- a CDS encoding sugar ABC transporter ATP-binding protein: MSNYAVKIENVSKSFPGVKALDNVSFDLKSGEVLALLGENGAGKSTLMKILSGVYTKDSGTINIFGETIEDMNPVKAQELGIAIIHQELNMCDHLTVAQNIFLGREISKKGVLSEKKMNIEAKEILNKLNIAIDPEALVGDLSVSKQQMVEIAKALSTNAKILIMDEPTSALTSKEIDDLFKIIKKLKSEGHGIVYISHRLEELEHIVDRVTVLRDGQYITSLDFKETTLKEIISYMVGREIKEKFPRIKSDVGKKIFEVKNLSAGNLVRDINFSVFEGEIVGIAGLMGAGRTEMTRAIFGADSKRSGKIFIDGVEVSINKPIDAIKSGIVLAPEDRKNDGLCTKLSIRENISLPNLDLLAHKFGIVNSKKEEEMIQKAVENLDIRLASAEVNADSLSGGNQQKVVVGKWLSRNSRIVIFDEPTRGIDVGSKVEIYNLMNELKSKGIGVLFVSSEMPEVLGISDRILVMAEGKITKELDIKDATQNIILEYATKFDKKINNEQINKVEASI, encoded by the coding sequence TTGAGTAATTATGCTGTTAAAATAGAAAACGTTTCCAAAAGTTTTCCAGGTGTTAAGGCACTTGATAATGTATCATTCGATTTGAAATCTGGAGAAGTCTTAGCTTTACTTGGTGAAAATGGAGCAGGGAAGTCTACTCTTATGAAAATATTATCAGGAGTTTATACAAAAGATAGTGGTACTATAAATATATTTGGTGAAACTATTGAAGATATGAATCCAGTTAAAGCACAGGAATTAGGTATTGCAATTATACATCAGGAGTTAAATATGTGTGATCATTTAACTGTAGCTCAAAATATTTTTTTAGGTAGAGAGATATCTAAAAAGGGTGTTTTGTCTGAGAAAAAGATGAATATAGAAGCAAAAGAAATATTAAATAAATTAAATATAGCTATAGATCCAGAGGCTTTAGTAGGAGACTTATCTGTATCAAAGCAACAGATGGTTGAAATCGCAAAGGCTCTATCAACTAATGCAAAAATACTTATTATGGACGAACCTACATCTGCTTTAACTTCTAAAGAAATAGATGATTTGTTTAAAATAATAAAAAAATTGAAATCAGAAGGTCATGGAATAGTATACATATCTCATAGATTAGAAGAATTAGAACATATAGTGGATAGAGTTACTGTATTAAGAGATGGACAATATATTACTTCTTTAGATTTTAAAGAAACTACACTTAAAGAAATTATATCCTATATGGTTGGAAGAGAAATAAAAGAAAAATTTCCTAGAATCAAAAGTGATGTGGGAAAGAAAATATTCGAAGTTAAGAATTTAAGTGCTGGTAATTTAGTAAGAGATATTAATTTTTCAGTATTTGAAGGAGAAATAGTTGGAATAGCTGGTTTAATGGGGGCAGGAAGAACTGAGATGACTAGAGCAATATTTGGAGCAGATTCTAAACGTTCAGGAAAAATTTTCATTGACGGCGTTGAAGTAAGTATTAATAAGCCTATAGATGCTATTAAGTCAGGAATAGTTCTTGCTCCTGAAGATAGAAAAAATGATGGATTATGTACAAAGCTTAGTATAAGAGAAAATATCTCTCTTCCAAATCTTGACTTATTAGCTCATAAATTCGGTATAGTGAATAGCAAAAAAGAAGAGGAAATGATTCAAAAAGCAGTAGAAAATTTAGATATAAGACTTGCAAGTGCTGAAGTTAATGCCGATAGTCTATCTGGTGGAAATCAGCAAAAAGTTGTAGTAGGTAAATGGCTTTCAAGAAATTCAAGAATTGTAATTTTTGACGAACCTACAAGAGGAATAGATGTAGGATCTAAAGTTGAAATTTATAATTTGATGAATGAATTAAAAAGCAAGGGTATTGGAGTACTTTTTGTTTCTTCTGAGATGCCAGAAGTGTTAGGTATTAGTGATAGAATTTTAGTTATGGCTGAAGGTAAAATAACTAAAGAACTTGATATAAAAGATGCTACACAAAATATTATTTTAGAGTATGCTACTAAATTTGACAAAAAGATTAACAATGAACAGATTAACAAAGTGGAGGCGAGTATTTAA
- a CDS encoding cold-shock protein produces the protein MNGTVKWFNAEKGFGFITGEDGKDVFAHFSQIQKDGFKTLEEGQEVEFDAVEGQKGLQAENIVAK, from the coding sequence ATGAATGGTACAGTAAAATGGTTTAACGCAGAAAAAGGATTTGGATTTATCACAGGAGAAGACGGAAAAGATGTATTCGCTCACTTTTCTCAAATTCAAAAAGATGGTTTCAAAACTTTAGAAGAAGGTCAAGAAGTAGAATTTGACGCAGTTGAAGGACAAAAAGGTCTTCAAGCAGAAAATATCGTTGCTAAATAA
- a CDS encoding ATP-binding cassette domain-containing protein, with amino-acid sequence MNGEILRIENVSRKIDGITYLNNINFNIRKGEILGLLPLDNHGKEQLIELIIKNLNIDYGRVYFDEKLVNYYEYSDMQYNEVYVIDKNTKLISGLKVIDNIYVLNNTLNQFIINENILRKKAKSIFEHFDLDINPDKYISDLSKFEKVVVEVIKAVINGAKLIILNELSNFLSINELYNFQKLIKYYSKKDISFLYMANHHEEAFKICNRVCLLEDGKIVKVIEKNDYSDEIMLPYIVEFDSNTNSNISDNENTIIGFEDFTTTNVYKLNIRINKGECITILDKDNKGIQDIVEFLKGNLTLIDGNIIFNRKTIKSIRNLNSLIENEILFIPENPIDNFLFFNMSYLENLMFLLEQKLNNNISFRKKIKILKEKYKILEDVDIDENDISNLSKKSLYDLIYFKVYEFKPKLVFLMQPFSGADMYLRARIIQLINKLKNEGITIIILAVSLSDTLTVSDRLITIKDDSIF; translated from the coding sequence ATGAATGGAGAAATTTTAAGAATAGAAAATGTTAGTAGGAAGATTGACGGTATTACCTATTTAAATAATATAAATTTTAATATAAGAAAAGGAGAAATATTAGGGTTATTGCCTCTTGATAATCATGGTAAAGAACAGCTTATTGAGTTAATTATTAAAAATTTAAATATTGATTATGGAAGAGTATATTTTGATGAAAAGCTTGTAAATTATTATGAATATAGTGATATGCAATATAATGAGGTTTATGTTATTGATAAAAACACAAAATTAATCTCTGGGTTGAAAGTTATTGATAATATCTATGTATTAAATAATACTCTAAATCAGTTTATTATAAATGAAAATATATTAAGGAAAAAGGCAAAATCTATTTTTGAACATTTTGATTTAGACATTAATCCAGATAAATATATTTCTGATTTATCTAAATTTGAGAAAGTTGTTGTTGAAGTTATAAAGGCTGTTATAAATGGTGCTAAATTAATAATTTTAAACGAATTATCTAATTTTCTAAGTATAAATGAGTTATATAATTTTCAGAAATTAATTAAATATTATTCTAAGAAAGACATTTCATTTCTTTACATGGCAAATCATCATGAAGAAGCATTTAAGATATGTAATAGAGTTTGTCTTTTAGAAGATGGGAAAATAGTAAAAGTGATAGAAAAAAATGATTATTCTGATGAAATTATGTTACCTTATATAGTTGAGTTTGATAGTAATACAAATTCTAATATATCAGATAATGAAAATACTATTATTGGATTTGAAGATTTTACTACCACTAATGTTTATAAGCTCAATATAAGGATAAATAAAGGTGAATGTATAACCATACTTGATAAAGATAATAAAGGAATTCAAGATATAGTTGAATTTTTAAAGGGAAATCTGACACTTATTGATGGGAATATAATCTTTAATAGAAAAACAATTAAATCTATAAGAAATCTTAATTCTCTTATAGAAAATGAAATATTATTTATACCAGAAAATCCAATAGATAATTTTTTGTTTTTTAATATGTCTTATTTAGAAAATCTAATGTTTCTTTTAGAACAAAAGCTAAATAATAATATTTCATTTAGAAAGAAAATAAAAATACTTAAAGAAAAATATAAAATATTAGAAGATGTAGATATAGATGAAAATGATATTTCTAATTTAAGTAAAAAATCTCTGTACGATTTAATATATTTTAAAGTTTATGAATTTAAACCTAAGTTAGTTTTTCTAATGCAGCCTTTTTCTGGTGCAGATATGTATTTAAGAGCTAGAATAATTCAATTAATAAATAAACTTAAAAATGAAGGTATAACAATTATAATTCTTGCTGTAAGCTTATCAGATACTTTAACTGTATCAGATAGACTTATAACTATAAAAGATGATAGTATTTTTTGA
- a CDS encoding phosphopentomutase — MKKRAIILILDSLGVGYMDDVEETRPQDIGANTFKHILDNAKNIEIPNLEKLGINKIVKHNRLKETKNKASYGKLNLKHYGADSYAGHQEIMGTDPKKPLMKPFVYYIDKVKSALEEAGYKVQIPNKEKPYILVNELVVVADNIETDYGQIYNISAPLDYISFDEVMEIGKIVRKNVEVNRVIALGGRDVKLEQLIDSIEQREDGLVGVNSPKSGVYKSDYHARHMGYGVDPEKQISSILSNSDKEVTLIGKMQDVIECSDATKIPAVDTELVMEKILVSLDNMNEGLISATVQETDLRGHAQDVEGYAEKIMIVDKYLESILEKMTDEDILFISADHGNDPTSDNSQHTREKTFLLVYGKNIKNVNIGERKTLSDISATIADYFKVNKPENGESFYDMLVE, encoded by the coding sequence TTGAAAAAAAGAGCAATAATATTAATATTAGATAGCTTAGGTGTTGGATATATGGATGATGTAGAAGAAACTAGACCTCAAGATATAGGTGCAAATACTTTTAAGCATATATTAGATAATGCTAAAAATATAGAAATACCTAATTTAGAAAAGCTAGGCATAAATAAGATAGTAAAGCATAATAGACTTAAGGAAACTAAAAATAAAGCTAGTTATGGTAAATTAAATCTTAAGCACTATGGAGCAGATAGTTATGCAGGTCATCAAGAGATTATGGGAACTGATCCAAAAAAACCTTTGATGAAACCTTTTGTGTATTATATAGATAAAGTAAAATCAGCTTTAGAAGAGGCAGGATATAAGGTTCAAATACCAAATAAAGAAAAACCATATATATTGGTAAATGAATTAGTAGTAGTTGCGGACAATATAGAGACAGATTATGGACAGATATATAATATAAGTGCTCCACTTGATTATATATCCTTTGACGAAGTTATGGAAATTGGAAAGATTGTAAGAAAAAATGTAGAAGTGAATAGAGTTATAGCTCTAGGTGGTAGAGATGTAAAACTAGAACAATTAATTGATAGTATAGAGCAAAGGGAAGATGGTTTAGTTGGTGTTAATTCTCCTAAATCAGGAGTGTATAAATCAGATTATCATGCAAGGCATATGGGATATGGTGTTGACCCTGAAAAACAAATTTCATCTATATTATCAAATTCAGATAAAGAAGTTACTTTGATTGGCAAAATGCAAGATGTTATTGAATGTAGTGATGCAACTAAAATACCTGCAGTTGATACAGAACTAGTAATGGAAAAAATATTAGTTAGTCTTGATAATATGAATGAAGGGTTAATATCAGCTACAGTTCAAGAAACAGATTTAAGAGGACATGCACAAGATGTAGAAGGATATGCTGAAAAGATAATGATTGTAGATAAATATTTAGAAAGCATATTAGAAAAAATGACTGACGAAGATATTTTATTTATAAGCGCAGATCATGGAAATGACCCTACAAGTGATAATAGTCAACATACTAGAGAAAAGACATTTTTATTGGTATATGGTAAAAATATAAAAAATGTTAATATAGGTGAAAGAAAAACTCTCTCAGATATATCAGCTACAATAGCAGATTATTTTAAGGTAAATAAGCCTGAGAATGGTGAAAGTTTTTATGATATGTTAGTTGAGTGA
- a CDS encoding response regulator transcription factor: MIKVIIADDEKRILKLIEKLIQWEKLGLQIVGKANDGIEAIELIKEKKPNIVITDIRMPGYDGLEMIERARNIDENLQFIIISGYEQFEYAKKAIGFGVKDYLLKPINKQKLTRTLINVKKHIKENIDIEIVKKDVNLIRTSFLNNALFKNEGLNNTNVSQVNEKYHFNFIEKYFNVVLFKIDYNTKLYNDITVMTTEIVNIIKENLKSDVNECEIITNKNNIYLILNYNLKQLENIEISIQQVHKKIIEYIIGIKNFQVTISYGSQAQKINDLNISFHDSNSIIEDRILYGKNKIYKYKEILPIKKEVEDIFYVFFKRFIKYVEMLDYAKIEYSFMKFKQDISNMPLRGINLKDFFQELFKAYYLVLKNNKFKKNNLSEEHKDIKNIIDNSDSIDGLFSDSLQYLLEDINSITKKSFQNNMIEIIKAKEFIEKNYMENIKLEDVGNYIGFNPSYFSSVFKKETGTSFVEYLSMVRIEKAKELLKESDLKIQDISSMIGYNDSKYFTKTFIKYSGLKPKEYRKLFV, from the coding sequence TTGATAAAAGTTATTATAGCAGACGATGAAAAAAGAATATTAAAACTCATAGAAAAATTAATTCAATGGGAAAAATTAGGTCTACAAATTGTAGGAAAAGCTAATGATGGTATAGAAGCAATAGAGCTTATAAAAGAAAAGAAGCCAAATATAGTTATTACTGATATTCGTATGCCTGGTTATGATGGCTTAGAAATGATAGAAAGAGCAAGAAATATAGATGAAAATTTACAGTTTATTATCATAAGTGGATATGAACAATTTGAATATGCTAAAAAGGCAATAGGCTTTGGAGTAAAGGATTATTTATTAAAACCTATAAATAAACAAAAACTCACTAGAACATTAATTAATGTAAAAAAACATATCAAAGAAAATATTGATATAGAAATTGTAAAGAAAGATGTTAATTTAATAAGAACATCTTTTTTAAATAATGCTCTTTTTAAAAATGAAGGATTAAATAATACTAATGTATCTCAAGTTAATGAAAAATATCATTTTAACTTTATAGAAAAATATTTTAATGTTGTTTTATTTAAAATTGATTATAATACAAAACTATATAATGATATAACAGTTATGACTACAGAAATAGTTAATATAATCAAAGAAAACTTAAAATCAGATGTAAATGAATGTGAAATTATAACAAACAAAAATAATATATATTTAATATTAAATTATAATTTAAAACAATTAGAAAATATTGAAATATCCATACAACAGGTGCATAAAAAAATAATTGAGTATATTATCGGAATAAAGAATTTTCAAGTAACCATTTCATATGGAAGTCAAGCTCAGAAAATTAATGATCTAAATATTTCTTTCCATGATTCTAATTCAATTATTGAAGATAGAATACTTTATGGTAAAAACAAAATATATAAATATAAAGAAATATTACCTATAAAAAAAGAGGTAGAAGATATATTTTATGTTTTTTTCAAAAGATTTATAAAGTATGTGGAAATGTTAGATTATGCAAAAATAGAATATAGTTTTATGAAATTTAAGCAAGATATAAGCAATATGCCTTTAAGAGGAATAAATTTAAAAGATTTTTTTCAGGAACTATTTAAAGCATACTATTTAGTATTAAAAAACAATAAATTCAAAAAGAATAATTTAAGTGAAGAACATAAAGATATTAAAAATATTATTGATAATTCAGATTCAATAGACGGATTATTTAGTGATTCATTACAATATTTATTAGAAGATATAAATTCAATAACTAAAAAAAGCTTTCAAAATAATATGATAGAAATAATAAAAGCTAAAGAATTTATAGAAAAAAATTATATGGAAAATATAAAGTTAGAAGACGTAGGAAACTATATAGGATTTAATCCAAGTTATTTTAGTAGTGTTTTTAAAAAAGAAACAGGCACTTCCTTTGTAGAATATCTTTCAATGGTAAGAATAGAAAAAGCCAAAGAATTATTAAAGGAATCTGATCTTAAGATTCAAGATATATCTAGTATGATTGGCTATAATGATTCTAAATATTTTACTAAGACATTTATAAAATATAGTGGCTTAAAACCAAAAGAATATAGAAAACTATTCGTGTAG
- a CDS encoding YhfX family PLP-dependent enzyme: MFLDMTIKRNENLIKSAIDLHKNGLIKPNSYVLDIDSIRENASKLAKKAKELNIELYMMTKQIGRNPKVAEIIAESGIKKAVAVDPWEAIRLAESGVKLGNVGHLVQIPTSMIRQILSYKPEVITVFTLDKAIEISEQAIKLGMVQDILLKVVGENDRLYPGQIGGFKEKELIQYADKIRKLKGVNIVGVTAFPCFLYNYEANKIEPTKNAHTAIRCANMLKEKLDINIKQVNIPSANTIASLPLLKDMGGTHGEPGHALTGTTPLHGDNILEEKPAMVYVSEISHCFDDKAYVYGGGFYRRSRMKKAMVGKDFEKMKENIFEIEEIDPEAIDYYGTLKLGNKSVEVGDTVIYAFRTQIFVTRSEVVLVEGIQKNNPKIIGVYDSQGNEIR, translated from the coding sequence ATGTTTTTAGATATGACAATAAAAAGAAATGAAAACTTAATAAAATCTGCAATAGACCTTCATAAAAATGGTCTAATTAAACCTAATTCATATGTATTAGATATAGATTCTATAAGAGAAAATGCATCTAAATTAGCTAAGAAAGCAAAAGAATTAAATATAGAATTATATATGATGACAAAACAAATAGGTAGAAATCCTAAAGTTGCTGAAATAATAGCAGAAAGTGGTATCAAAAAAGCTGTAGCTGTAGACCCATGGGAAGCTATAAGACTAGCAGAATCTGGAGTGAAACTTGGAAATGTAGGTCATTTGGTGCAAATACCTACTAGTATGATTAGACAAATTCTATCTTATAAGCCTGAAGTAATAACAGTATTTACATTAGATAAAGCAATAGAAATTTCAGAACAGGCTATAAAATTAGGAATGGTTCAAGATATATTATTAAAAGTTGTAGGAGAAAATGATAGATTATATCCAGGACAAATAGGTGGATTTAAAGAAAAAGAACTTATACAATATGCAGATAAAATAAGAAAATTAAAGGGAGTAAATATAGTAGGAGTTACTGCTTTTCCATGCTTTTTATATAATTATGAAGCGAATAAAATAGAACCTACAAAAAATGCTCATACAGCTATAAGATGTGCAAACATGTTAAAGGAAAAGTTAGATATCAACATAAAACAAGTAAATATTCCTAGTGCTAATACTATAGCTTCATTACCATTATTAAAAGATATGGGAGGTACTCATGGAGAGCCAGGTCATGCTTTAACAGGTACTACACCTCTTCATGGTGACAATATATTAGAAGAAAAACCTGCTATGGTTTATGTAAGTGAAATATCACATTGTTTTGATGATAAGGCATATGTATATGGTGGTGGCTTTTATAGAAGATCTAGAATGAAAAAGGCTATGGTAGGTAAAGATTTTGAAAAGATGAAAGAAAATATATTTGAAATAGAAGAAATTGATCCTGAAGCTATAGACTATTACGGTACGTTAAAACTTGGAAATAAAAGTGTAGAAGTAGGAGATACAGTAATATATGCTTTTAGAACACAAATATTTGTAACAAGAAGTGAAGTAGTTTTAGTTGAAGGAATACAAAAAAACAATCCTAAAATTATTGGAGTTTATGATAGTCAAGGAAATGAAATACGATAA